From the Dunckerocampus dactyliophorus isolate RoL2022-P2 chromosome 12, RoL_Ddac_1.1, whole genome shotgun sequence genome, one window contains:
- the LOC129190979 gene encoding F-BAR and double SH3 domains protein 2-like isoform X1, giving the protein MQPPPRKVKVTQELKNTHTDQLTRLHFKNLSECDLLEDMRTYSLKKGQLERDYAQALQKLASQYLKRDWPGINQDDQRTDYRNVYAVWRSYLEGTVQVSQSRLNVCDNYKSQVSDPAKTVRLYKEQQLKKMIDQLSGIQAELQESVKELAKAKKKYYDCEQVAHAVREKADIEAKSKLGLFQSRISLQKASVKLKAKRSDCNSKATQARNDYLLTLAAANAHHDRYYHTDLLYCIQALDGRIYEHVKDYLIALCRTELEASQATHNTFQFLLDKSTRIIQEYNQQLFMQENPVFHKAHDFQFQPSECDKTLSSVQQLVDIEPSPVSAMRMTLAQSRQLESEMGTTEEHSLNKEARKWATRVAREHKNIIHYKRSLEECESHGLPPTEQGRADLEMKIEESKENIRKAETIKLKAEARLDLLRQVGVTVDTWLKSAMNQVMEELENERWANYTSHDASLSGTVDLEREDGEECEENMEVFDDSSSSPSGTLRNYPLTCKVLYSYKASQPDELTIDEQEMLEVIEDGDMEDWVKARNKTGHVGYVPEKYLQFPASNSLLSMLQSLATLDARSHTSSNSTEPELHSGCINGDANMVYVRALYDYEGQAEEELTFAEGAVIRLLNRDTQTDDGFWEGELNGRVGVFPSVLVEDLTENGETSVGGPNGIQVSPAPKLPSCLPPLPLYDQPPISPFTSPEASTPPPLPRSPSAALNGEHKLPLPAASHKTQINTQNITSGRSPVSPGFQLQPPRCAPEGCSGKLRPVRAAPPPPKQQSRRQQGKSDKAEEVEITLV; this is encoded by the exons GCTTTGCAGAAGTTAGCTAGCCAATATCTAAAGCGAGACTGGCCAGGAATCAATCAAGACGACCAGAGAACAGACTACAG GAATGTTTATGCAGTGTGGCGGTCCTACTTAGAGGGTACGGTGCAGGTGAGCCAGTCCAGACTCAATGTTTGTGACAACTACAAGAGCCAAGTTTCAGATCCTGCAAAGACTGTCAGACTCTACAAGGAGCAACAGCTAAAAAAG ATGATTGATCAGTTGAGTGGCATTCAGGCAGAGCTGCAGGAGTCGGTGAAGGAATTAGCCAAAGCCAAGAAAAAATACTATGACTGTGAGCAGGTTGCCCATGCAGTACGGGAAAAGGCTGATATAGAAGCCAA GTCTAAGCTGGGTCTTTTTCAGTCAAGAATTAGCTTGCAAAAAGCCAGTGTAAAG TTGAAAGCAAAGAGAAGTGACTGTAACTCGAAGGCAACACAGGCCAGGAATGACTACTTGTTAACACTAGCTGCTGCCAATGCTCACCATGACCGCTACTACCACACAGACCTGCTGTATTGCATACAG GCCCTGGATGGTAGGATCTATGAGCATGTAAAAGACTACCTTATAGCGCTGTGTCGCACTGAGCTGGAAGCCTCACAGGCGACACACAACACCTTTCAGTTCCTGTTAGACAAATCTACCAGG ATAATACAAGAGTACAACCAGCAGTTGTTCATGCAAGAGAATCCAGTGTTCCACAAAGCACACGACTTCCAGTTCCAGCCTAGCGAATGTGACAAG ACGCTGAGCTCAGTGCAGCAGTTGGTGGACATTGAGCCTTCGCCCGTCAGTGCCATGAGAATGACCCTGGCACAG agTCGTCAGCTGGAGTCCGAGATGGGAACCACAGAGGAGCACAGTCTGAACAAGGAGGCTAGGAAATGGGCAACGCGAGTAGCCAGAGAACACAAGAATATCATACATTATAAGAGA TCACTAGAGGAGTGTGAGAGTCACGGCCTGCCCCCCACTGAGCAAGGCAGAGCAGATCTAGAGATGAAGATAGAAGAATCCAAAGAAAACATACGCAAAGCTGAG ACAATAAAGTTGAAAGCAGAAGCTCGGTTGGACCTCCTGCGGCAAGTGGGTGTCACTGTGGACACCTGGCTGAAGAGCGCTATGAATCAG GTGATGGAGGAGCTTGAGAATGAGCGCTGGGCCAACTACACTTCCCACGATGCCTCACTGTCG GGTACAGTGGACTTGGAGCGTGAGGACGGTGAGGAGTGTGAGGAGAATATGGAGGTTTTTGATGACAGCAGCTCCAGCCCTTCAGGAACCCTCCGCAATTACCCGCTAACCTGCAAGGTCCTTTACTCATACAAG GCATCTCAACCAGATGAGTTAACCATCGATGAACAGGAGATGTTGGAGGTCATTGAGGATGGGGACATGGAGGACTGGGTCAAG GCTCGCAATAAGACAGGACATGTGGGTTATGTTCCTGAGAAATATCTGCAGTTTCCTGCGTCCAACAGTTTGCTGAGCATGCTTCAGTCACTGGCAACACTGGACGCTCGATCACATACTTCTTCCAATTCCACCGAGCCAGAGTTGCACTCCGGCTGCATCAATGGCGACGCTAACA TGGTGTATGTACGAGCACTTTATGACTACGAAGGCCAAGCGGAGGAGGAACTCACATTTGCGGAGGGAGCAGTGATTCGCCTTCTGAACCGTGACACTCAGACGGATGATGGCTTCTGGGAGGGGGAGCTTAACGGAAGGGTGGGAGTTTTCCCCTCTGTTTTGGTGGAGGATCTAACAGAGAACGGAGAGACCAGTGTAGGAGGGCCCAATGGAATACAG GTCTCTCCCGCTCCCAAGCTGCCATCCTGCCTTCCACCTCTTCCGCTGTATGACCAGCCTCCAATCAGCCCTTTCACCAGCCCTGAGGCCTCCACCCCTCCTCCTCTCCCGCGTTCACCCTCTGCTGCACTCAACGGGGAGCACAAGCTTCCACTTCCTGCTGCGTCACACAAGACGCAGATAAACACTCAAA ATATAACTTCTGGCAGGAGTCCAGTGTCACCTGGCTTTCAGCTGCAGCCGCCGAGATGCGCCCCTGAAGGATGCTCAGGCAAACTACGACCT GTGCGCGCGGCTCCTCCACCACCCAAACAGCAGTCTCGACGACAGCAGGGGAAGAGCGACAAGGCGGAAGAGGTGGAGATCACGCTGGTGTAA
- the LOC129190979 gene encoding F-BAR and double SH3 domains protein 2-like isoform X2 — translation MQPPPRKVKVTQELKNTHTDQLTRLHFKNLSECDLLEDMRTYSLKKGQLERDYAQALQKLASQYLKRDWPGINQDDQRTDYRNVYAVWRSYLEGTVQVSQSRLNVCDNYKSQVSDPAKTVRLYKEQQLKKMIDQLSGIQAELQESVKELAKAKKKYYDCEQVAHAVREKADIEAKSKLGLFQSRISLQKASVKLKAKRSDCNSKATQARNDYLLTLAAANAHHDRYYHTDLLYCIQALDGRIYEHVKDYLIALCRTELEASQATHNTFQFLLDKSTRIIQEYNQQLFMQENPVFHKAHDFQFQPSECDKTLSSVQQLVDIEPSPVSAMRMTLAQSRQLESEMGTTEEHSLNKEARKWATRVAREHKNIIHYKRSLEECESHGLPPTEQGRADLEMKIEESKENIRKAETIKLKAEARLDLLRQVGVTVDTWLKSAMNQGTVDLEREDGEECEENMEVFDDSSSSPSGTLRNYPLTCKVLYSYKASQPDELTIDEQEMLEVIEDGDMEDWVKARNKTGHVGYVPEKYLQFPASNSLLSMLQSLATLDARSHTSSNSTEPELHSGCINGDANMVYVRALYDYEGQAEEELTFAEGAVIRLLNRDTQTDDGFWEGELNGRVGVFPSVLVEDLTENGETSVGGPNGIQVSPAPKLPSCLPPLPLYDQPPISPFTSPEASTPPPLPRSPSAALNGEHKLPLPAASHKTQINTQNITSGRSPVSPGFQLQPPRCAPEGCSGKLRPVRAAPPPPKQQSRRQQGKSDKAEEVEITLV, via the exons GCTTTGCAGAAGTTAGCTAGCCAATATCTAAAGCGAGACTGGCCAGGAATCAATCAAGACGACCAGAGAACAGACTACAG GAATGTTTATGCAGTGTGGCGGTCCTACTTAGAGGGTACGGTGCAGGTGAGCCAGTCCAGACTCAATGTTTGTGACAACTACAAGAGCCAAGTTTCAGATCCTGCAAAGACTGTCAGACTCTACAAGGAGCAACAGCTAAAAAAG ATGATTGATCAGTTGAGTGGCATTCAGGCAGAGCTGCAGGAGTCGGTGAAGGAATTAGCCAAAGCCAAGAAAAAATACTATGACTGTGAGCAGGTTGCCCATGCAGTACGGGAAAAGGCTGATATAGAAGCCAA GTCTAAGCTGGGTCTTTTTCAGTCAAGAATTAGCTTGCAAAAAGCCAGTGTAAAG TTGAAAGCAAAGAGAAGTGACTGTAACTCGAAGGCAACACAGGCCAGGAATGACTACTTGTTAACACTAGCTGCTGCCAATGCTCACCATGACCGCTACTACCACACAGACCTGCTGTATTGCATACAG GCCCTGGATGGTAGGATCTATGAGCATGTAAAAGACTACCTTATAGCGCTGTGTCGCACTGAGCTGGAAGCCTCACAGGCGACACACAACACCTTTCAGTTCCTGTTAGACAAATCTACCAGG ATAATACAAGAGTACAACCAGCAGTTGTTCATGCAAGAGAATCCAGTGTTCCACAAAGCACACGACTTCCAGTTCCAGCCTAGCGAATGTGACAAG ACGCTGAGCTCAGTGCAGCAGTTGGTGGACATTGAGCCTTCGCCCGTCAGTGCCATGAGAATGACCCTGGCACAG agTCGTCAGCTGGAGTCCGAGATGGGAACCACAGAGGAGCACAGTCTGAACAAGGAGGCTAGGAAATGGGCAACGCGAGTAGCCAGAGAACACAAGAATATCATACATTATAAGAGA TCACTAGAGGAGTGTGAGAGTCACGGCCTGCCCCCCACTGAGCAAGGCAGAGCAGATCTAGAGATGAAGATAGAAGAATCCAAAGAAAACATACGCAAAGCTGAG ACAATAAAGTTGAAAGCAGAAGCTCGGTTGGACCTCCTGCGGCAAGTGGGTGTCACTGTGGACACCTGGCTGAAGAGCGCTATGAATCAG GGTACAGTGGACTTGGAGCGTGAGGACGGTGAGGAGTGTGAGGAGAATATGGAGGTTTTTGATGACAGCAGCTCCAGCCCTTCAGGAACCCTCCGCAATTACCCGCTAACCTGCAAGGTCCTTTACTCATACAAG GCATCTCAACCAGATGAGTTAACCATCGATGAACAGGAGATGTTGGAGGTCATTGAGGATGGGGACATGGAGGACTGGGTCAAG GCTCGCAATAAGACAGGACATGTGGGTTATGTTCCTGAGAAATATCTGCAGTTTCCTGCGTCCAACAGTTTGCTGAGCATGCTTCAGTCACTGGCAACACTGGACGCTCGATCACATACTTCTTCCAATTCCACCGAGCCAGAGTTGCACTCCGGCTGCATCAATGGCGACGCTAACA TGGTGTATGTACGAGCACTTTATGACTACGAAGGCCAAGCGGAGGAGGAACTCACATTTGCGGAGGGAGCAGTGATTCGCCTTCTGAACCGTGACACTCAGACGGATGATGGCTTCTGGGAGGGGGAGCTTAACGGAAGGGTGGGAGTTTTCCCCTCTGTTTTGGTGGAGGATCTAACAGAGAACGGAGAGACCAGTGTAGGAGGGCCCAATGGAATACAG GTCTCTCCCGCTCCCAAGCTGCCATCCTGCCTTCCACCTCTTCCGCTGTATGACCAGCCTCCAATCAGCCCTTTCACCAGCCCTGAGGCCTCCACCCCTCCTCCTCTCCCGCGTTCACCCTCTGCTGCACTCAACGGGGAGCACAAGCTTCCACTTCCTGCTGCGTCACACAAGACGCAGATAAACACTCAAA ATATAACTTCTGGCAGGAGTCCAGTGTCACCTGGCTTTCAGCTGCAGCCGCCGAGATGCGCCCCTGAAGGATGCTCAGGCAAACTACGACCT GTGCGCGCGGCTCCTCCACCACCCAAACAGCAGTCTCGACGACAGCAGGGGAAGAGCGACAAGGCGGAAGAGGTGGAGATCACGCTGGTGTAA
- the LOC129190979 gene encoding F-BAR and double SH3 domains protein 2-like isoform X3, with the protein MQPPPRKVKVTQELKNTHTDQLTRLHFKNLSECDLLEDMRTYSLKKGQLERDYAQALQKLASQYLKRDWPGINQDDQRTDYRNVYAVWRSYLEGTVQVSQSRLNVCDNYKSQVSDPAKTVRLYKEQQLKKMIDQLSGIQAELQESVKELAKAKKKYYDCEQVAHAVREKADIEAKSKLGLFQSRISLQKASVKLKAKRSDCNSKATQARNDYLLTLAAANAHHDRYYHTDLLYCIQALDGRIYEHVKDYLIALCRTELEASQATHNTFQFLLDKSTRIIQEYNQQLFMQENPVFHKAHDFQFQPSECDKSRQLESEMGTTEEHSLNKEARKWATRVAREHKNIIHYKRSLEECESHGLPPTEQGRADLEMKIEESKENIRKAETIKLKAEARLDLLRQVGVTVDTWLKSAMNQVMEELENERWANYTSHDASLSGTVDLEREDGEECEENMEVFDDSSSSPSGTLRNYPLTCKVLYSYKASQPDELTIDEQEMLEVIEDGDMEDWVKARNKTGHVGYVPEKYLQFPASNSLLSMLQSLATLDARSHTSSNSTEPELHSGCINGDANMVYVRALYDYEGQAEEELTFAEGAVIRLLNRDTQTDDGFWEGELNGRVGVFPSVLVEDLTENGETSVGGPNGIQVSPAPKLPSCLPPLPLYDQPPISPFTSPEASTPPPLPRSPSAALNGEHKLPLPAASHKTQINTQNITSGRSPVSPGFQLQPPRCAPEGCSGKLRPVRAAPPPPKQQSRRQQGKSDKAEEVEITLV; encoded by the exons GCTTTGCAGAAGTTAGCTAGCCAATATCTAAAGCGAGACTGGCCAGGAATCAATCAAGACGACCAGAGAACAGACTACAG GAATGTTTATGCAGTGTGGCGGTCCTACTTAGAGGGTACGGTGCAGGTGAGCCAGTCCAGACTCAATGTTTGTGACAACTACAAGAGCCAAGTTTCAGATCCTGCAAAGACTGTCAGACTCTACAAGGAGCAACAGCTAAAAAAG ATGATTGATCAGTTGAGTGGCATTCAGGCAGAGCTGCAGGAGTCGGTGAAGGAATTAGCCAAAGCCAAGAAAAAATACTATGACTGTGAGCAGGTTGCCCATGCAGTACGGGAAAAGGCTGATATAGAAGCCAA GTCTAAGCTGGGTCTTTTTCAGTCAAGAATTAGCTTGCAAAAAGCCAGTGTAAAG TTGAAAGCAAAGAGAAGTGACTGTAACTCGAAGGCAACACAGGCCAGGAATGACTACTTGTTAACACTAGCTGCTGCCAATGCTCACCATGACCGCTACTACCACACAGACCTGCTGTATTGCATACAG GCCCTGGATGGTAGGATCTATGAGCATGTAAAAGACTACCTTATAGCGCTGTGTCGCACTGAGCTGGAAGCCTCACAGGCGACACACAACACCTTTCAGTTCCTGTTAGACAAATCTACCAGG ATAATACAAGAGTACAACCAGCAGTTGTTCATGCAAGAGAATCCAGTGTTCCACAAAGCACACGACTTCCAGTTCCAGCCTAGCGAATGTGACAAG agTCGTCAGCTGGAGTCCGAGATGGGAACCACAGAGGAGCACAGTCTGAACAAGGAGGCTAGGAAATGGGCAACGCGAGTAGCCAGAGAACACAAGAATATCATACATTATAAGAGA TCACTAGAGGAGTGTGAGAGTCACGGCCTGCCCCCCACTGAGCAAGGCAGAGCAGATCTAGAGATGAAGATAGAAGAATCCAAAGAAAACATACGCAAAGCTGAG ACAATAAAGTTGAAAGCAGAAGCTCGGTTGGACCTCCTGCGGCAAGTGGGTGTCACTGTGGACACCTGGCTGAAGAGCGCTATGAATCAG GTGATGGAGGAGCTTGAGAATGAGCGCTGGGCCAACTACACTTCCCACGATGCCTCACTGTCG GGTACAGTGGACTTGGAGCGTGAGGACGGTGAGGAGTGTGAGGAGAATATGGAGGTTTTTGATGACAGCAGCTCCAGCCCTTCAGGAACCCTCCGCAATTACCCGCTAACCTGCAAGGTCCTTTACTCATACAAG GCATCTCAACCAGATGAGTTAACCATCGATGAACAGGAGATGTTGGAGGTCATTGAGGATGGGGACATGGAGGACTGGGTCAAG GCTCGCAATAAGACAGGACATGTGGGTTATGTTCCTGAGAAATATCTGCAGTTTCCTGCGTCCAACAGTTTGCTGAGCATGCTTCAGTCACTGGCAACACTGGACGCTCGATCACATACTTCTTCCAATTCCACCGAGCCAGAGTTGCACTCCGGCTGCATCAATGGCGACGCTAACA TGGTGTATGTACGAGCACTTTATGACTACGAAGGCCAAGCGGAGGAGGAACTCACATTTGCGGAGGGAGCAGTGATTCGCCTTCTGAACCGTGACACTCAGACGGATGATGGCTTCTGGGAGGGGGAGCTTAACGGAAGGGTGGGAGTTTTCCCCTCTGTTTTGGTGGAGGATCTAACAGAGAACGGAGAGACCAGTGTAGGAGGGCCCAATGGAATACAG GTCTCTCCCGCTCCCAAGCTGCCATCCTGCCTTCCACCTCTTCCGCTGTATGACCAGCCTCCAATCAGCCCTTTCACCAGCCCTGAGGCCTCCACCCCTCCTCCTCTCCCGCGTTCACCCTCTGCTGCACTCAACGGGGAGCACAAGCTTCCACTTCCTGCTGCGTCACACAAGACGCAGATAAACACTCAAA ATATAACTTCTGGCAGGAGTCCAGTGTCACCTGGCTTTCAGCTGCAGCCGCCGAGATGCGCCCCTGAAGGATGCTCAGGCAAACTACGACCT GTGCGCGCGGCTCCTCCACCACCCAAACAGCAGTCTCGACGACAGCAGGGGAAGAGCGACAAGGCGGAAGAGGTGGAGATCACGCTGGTGTAA